In a genomic window of Etheostoma spectabile isolate EspeVRDwgs_2016 unplaced genomic scaffold, UIUC_Espe_1.0 scaffold333, whole genome shotgun sequence:
- the LOC116686214 gene encoding uncharacterized protein LOC116686214 yields MVDLFTTYEDLKITAPGMSRQAFVSMLEGRTKLFGRSGKICGDTMQRAFLEWAYAKFEVDKLSQVQHFQCPACTPSMLAVAVDGNRKLYRFKSQPGPDGFFDGVFLASDPEVSSFVDYIHGTTGHNPGKGRCGAGQWTAARESANKSASKLDEEGVEVAVCRHGVLLKGLNMFRGKIFAYPLYLQKQLASHTVQFFGSDVVCKYWPYLQRVVDHCPELEDLLNMRPFLSIMHAKAHSWMCELKWGGHNQEGAGTTIWEEVEQVNSFLSRAAICSKYMSKAVRTDMLTIQASVWNKRKAENLDRTLAKRYIKTVQRITEASKDLEKLTTELSLQQDTVQQWVADVQQWSSGATIQNDLQKTIEGLYLGIKQRKFQLYRQSGGNKRRHQLRRKIVVEKKALEVAINDHNATVGEDEKLPPPNELLAVDNYSWPWECHGDMEQNFFFFDKAMLLARLKEEEVIVVREVKQHMEYMRNVAGLIEEFTEDINGKCSTAGLMEKGRKGLLCVLKRRLCEVEAQLATARTTYKSILGLQTLSLDDFSEEEDLENSSSSDEELGE; encoded by the exons ATGGTGGACTTGTTCACCACGTATGAGGATCTAAAAATCACCGCCCCAGGGATGTCAAGACAAGCTTTTGTCAGCATGCTCGAGGGTCGAACGAAACTCTTTGGGCGA agtggtaagATATGTGGGGACACAATGCAGAGGGCCTTCCTCGAATGGGCCTATGCCAAATTTGAGGTTGACAAGCTGTCTCAGGTCCAGCACTTTCAGTGCCCTGCATGCACACCCTCCATGTTGGCAGTTGCAGTGGATGGGAACCGCAAATTATATCGTTTCAAAAGCCAACCAGG ACCTGATGGGTTTTTTGATGGAGTCTTTTTGGCCAGTGATCCTGAGGTGTCCTCATTTGTTGATTACATCCATGGAACAACTGGACAT AATCCAGGGAAAGGGAGATGTGGTGCGGGTCAGTGGACAGCAGCACGAGAGTCCGCCAACAAGTCTGCAAGCAAACTAGATGAGGAAGGTGTTGAAGTTGCTGTCTGCCGTCATGGGGTTCTGCTGAAGGGACTGAATATGTTCCGTGGAAAAATATTTGCATACCCGTTATATCTCCAGAAACAGCTCGCTTCACATACTGTCCAGTTTTTTGGCTCTGATGTGGTCTGCAAATATTGGCCATATCTGCAGAGAGTTGTGGACCACTGTCCAGAGTTGGAGGACTTGCTGAACATGCGCCCATTTCTCTCCATCATGCATGCAAAAGCGCATTCATGGATGTGTGag TTAAAATGGGGTGGACACAATCAAGAAGGAGCTGGAACAACAATCTGGGAGGAGGTTGAACAGGTTAACAGCTTCCTCTCCAGAGCAGCCATATGTTCCAAGTACATGTCAAAAGCCG TCCGCACAGACATGCTGACTATCCAGGCAAGTGTCTGGAACAAGCGAAAGGCAGAAAACCTTGACCGGACACTGGCCAAAAGATACATCAAG ACTGTACAAAGGATCACAGAGGCATCAAAGGACCTGGAGAAACTCACCACTGAGTTATCTCTACAGCAAGACACAGTTCAGCAGTGGGTGGCTGATGTTCAGCAGTGGTCCTCag GAGCAACAATCCAAAATGACCTGCAGAAGACCATCGAGGGATTATATCTGGGCATCAAACAGCGAAAGTTTCAGCTGTATCGTCAGTCCG GTGGGAATAAGCGAAGGCATCAACTGAGAAGAAAGATTGTTGTTGAGAAGAAAGCCTTGGAAGTTGCCATCAATGACCACAATGCTACTGTGGGGGAAGATGAAAAACTGCCTCCTCCCAATGAACTCCTGGCTGTGGACAACTACTCCTGGCCATGGGAAT GTCATGGTGATATGGaacagaatttctttttttttgacaaggcAATGCTGCTGGCTAgactgaaagaagaagaagttattgTGGTTCGTGAAGTCAAGCAGCACATGGAGTACATGAGGAATGTTGCTGGACTGATTGAAGAGTTCACTGAAGACATCAATGGGAAAT GCAGTACAGCCGGATTAATGGAGAAAGGACGTAAGGGACTACTCTGTGTGCTGAAGAGAAGATTGTGTGAAGTTGAAGCACAACTGGCCACAGCACGCACAACATACAAAAGTATTCTTGGACTGCAAACATTATCCTTAGATGACTTCTCTGAAGAGGAAGACTTAGAGAATTCTTCCTCAAGTGATGAGGAACTGGGAGAGTAG